AAATTTGGACATTATTTAGACCTTGTTGACATAGTTAAGCGGTTAAACGTCAAAGGTGTTAGATCAAATATGCAAATAAAAGTTGGACCAAATATGGGATTAGTTTTGATAGTATTTCAATGATGGTAAAGTACTTGTATCAATAATGCACTGATACGTCTGTTCTTTCTGATTCTACCACACGAGGACTATCGCATTCACACTTAGGCTACAAATTGTAAACTTCACGTGGAGTATTAGCAACTTCTGTGTGAAAAGAGATTTTAATTTTAGTGAGAATCACTTTATAAAATAAGGAGTTAAACTAGTTATCGTAAAATAAAGGATACATGAAGCATTTCGTATAaagtatgtacattttattttattttgatttatttcgcAAATGCTGCTGCTGCTAGTGACGACGACGGCGATTATGTTGATGTTGATAATGTGATGGTgatgattaatttttaaatagttttgttaCAGATGAATGAGTTATACTTACTTTCAACAGTTActtaatactgaaaaaaatcatttcatggacaaaaaataagaaaaaaattaaaaagaaaaacgttgAGTGCTTCctgtaataaaatatacaacaataacaataacaaaaaaaagtaataataattattatataaatttataaaacagcTTCGAAGCGGACTATTTGGCAGTTTAGTGTTTCTGGATGTTGGGAACTGTCAGGAAAAGCAGTGAAATATGTCACTTGCTTTAAAATGTCACTCACAACGCAGACGACTTTAATTCTTCATACGTGATTTGTAGACTCACGCTACAGGAGAATTGTCACGGCGTTTATAAACAGTAACTAATGTGAAGTGTGAAGTGCACAGGAAACATCATTTATTCTCTGCTAAACATCctcatttttaaaattacttctgAAATATTACAACTGTGCTTGTCAAATTGTCATAAAAACGAATACGAAAAATGTGCTTTGCCAGAGCGCGTCTCCACGCGCTGAAATTGGTGATGAGATTAATTTGAGCAGTAAACCTATGTGCTCATGAAAAGTAACGACTTTTGAATATGTAAGGgctgttttataattattttattactattttttttattttcagaggaATATGAGAGAGAACATTTTCGAACCCTAAATGAGATTGGATCGTGCAATAAGAATGACGTCATTCACCGAAACAGCTCTTCTTATCGTGTGTATCGTCTGCTGCAGCATCTCTTCTGCCGAGGATGTCGGTAACTTGTTCAGCGCGAGTATCTTAGAAAATAAAGAGAGTGGATTTTTCATCGGTAACTTAGCAACCGGGACTCAGGTTCTTCAAAACGCCACTGAGTCCCAAAAGGAAGGCGCTAGATTCACTTACCTAAAGGAATCTgcgaacaatatttattttactcttaatttgataaatggtgATTTGAATACATCGGATATGAAAATAAATCGTGAAGACGTCTGCGAATTTTCTGTAACATGCACAATTACACTGGAAATTGCTGTTACGTCAGGAAAATTCTTTGATATAGTAACTGCGAAGATTACTATTTTGGATGAGAATGATAATGCCCCTACATTTTCAAATGAAGTCAGAAATTTGGACATTTCAGAAGGCGAAGCCATCGGAACTGAATTTAGAATTGGAACAGCTTTTGACGCCGATATGTCAGGAAATAATTCAATACAGGATTATGCTATCGAACAACCAGCAGAACTATTTGAGCTAATAGCTACAAAGGGTAACGATAATAGTTACAGCTTCAAATTAAAGCTTTTGCAGAAATTAGATCGAGAAACTAAACATAAATATAGTGTAAAAGTTACTGTGAGCGATGGCGGAAATCCCGTACAAAGTGAAACACTAGACATCACAGTAAATGTTCTTGATGAAAATGACAATACTCCAGCGTTTTCATCTAACGGTTATAACCAAACAATCGatgaaaatattcatataaactCAGTTATTCTTACGATATTTGCTACGGACGAAGACACTGGAGAAAATGGCAGAGTTTCTTATAGAATTCGAGAGCGGCAGTCAAATATTGACCTAATTAAAAGACTGTTCAAGTTGGATGAAAGTTCTGGAAATTTGTCAGTAATATCCGATCTTACAAGTGAACCCGCGGAATATTACGAATTTTTCGTTGAAGCTACTGACCATGGTAGTACACCTTTAGTTAACCAAACTGTTGTCACAATAACAGTCAATGATGCTGAAAACAACCCTCCAACCATTGAAATAAATCTTTTATCACCCGGGAAGATAGGATTTGTTGATATAGAAGAGAATCAACCAACGGAAGTGTTTGTTGCGCATGTTAATGTTGAAGACTATGACAAAGGTGACAATGGAAAATTCTCTTGTGATATTGAAAACAGTTTGTTCAGGCTGGAAAGGTTCCAAGGTCGTGGTTTTAAGGTTGTTGTAGATGGACTATTGGATCGTGAAGATAAAGATATCCATACGGTAAAAGTTGAATGTAAGGATTTAGGTAACCCACCAAAAACGTCTTCAGAAACATTCTCCGTACGTGTGTTAGACGTCAATGACAATGATCCTAAATTTGAAAAGGAAATATATAATGCAGTTATAGCAGAAAACAACAATGTAGGTGTTAATATTACTAAAGTTAAAGCAACTGATAACGACCAAGGGCTGAATGGTACTGTAGAGTATATGTTGCTTGAACCAAACggatattttcttataaataatgTCACAGGACAAATATTTGCAAACAAGAGCTTTGACCGTGAACGCGAGAGTTTGATaatattcagtgttttagctGTTGATCATGGTCCTTCTAGACGCACTGCTACAACAACCGTCTCTCTGACACTGACCGATACAAATGACAATGCACCAGTCATGATTCCGGCACGACCGGAAATGAGAATTACCGAGAACCAGGCACCAAATACATCTCTAGGATTTCTTCAGGCAAAAGATAGTGACCTTGGAGTAAATGGTATGGTTACATTTGCTATCACGCATGTGCAACAGACGTCATTTCCGTTTACTCTTTCTCGCAATGGCGAATTAAAAACTACGGAGGGTCTAGACAGGGAAAAGCAAAATAGGTACGAAATACCCGTCACTGTGACGGACCTTGGTGCAAAACAACTAAGTAATACCCAGTATGTAACAATTTATGTCACTGATGAAAACGATAACTCACCAAAAATTACATTTCCAAATGCCGAAAATAACACAGTTAAATTCATATATCCGGTCGACACATACAATGTTGTTACGACAGTTGCTGCTTATGACGTAGATGATGGCGAAAACGGCTCTCTAAGTTACCAAATTACTGGCGGAAATGAATTAGGTATCTTTGAAATTGACTCTGAACTGGGTGAAATTTCTATCAAGAAATACATTGATATAAAAGAAGATATGACAATTTCTTTAACCGTTGATGTCAAAGACAAAGCAGTAGTGCCAAGGTCGACAAATGCGACACTAAAAATAGAATTGATTTATGCAAATTCAACAGTTGGTGCTTCAGGTGGGGACGACACAGggaataaatacataataatttcagtagTTGTCATAGTAACAACAATTGCTGTTGCTATAGCTATTGTTGCCGTGATACTGTTCCTTCGTTCTGTTGACAACAAGAAAACGCGGGAAGATGAAAGTGCGAGATATTCCGACTCGGGAATTTCGTCGAACGCAGACTCCATTGCACAGGATGGCTATTTGTCAGGAAACGCTGAAGAAAAGTCTAAGAAGAAGAAAGAAGTCAGCTTTTCACTGGAATTTTCATTAGATGGTCTTGACGGTGGCCGAAATATGGAGAGTAGTACAGATGAATATTCTCAAAATGTAAGTTATACATCTACATGCATTCTCATTAATATGGTGCATATGCAACGATCTGACACTAAATACGTTTCTGAACTGCTCTTTATTTGACCTCAATTGCCAGCATGACAAATTGTTAATTTTAGAGCTGACATTTTTAATCGATTGCTGCAGTTGTTAAGTATACATTGTTTCGTGGAACAAAATGTCACGTTCACCGATACGCCTGCTCTCCTGTATTTTGCACAACTctgtaaaatgttaaattatcATGAAAGCCATTAGGCTTTCTCGTAATTGAAAATCTAGAACTCCATTAACTATTACCGTAGGACTGAAATTCGAACCTGAAAGATCGATGGCCTCAGTCGCTTTAATAATGAATAGCCTCCTCATAAACACCATTGAATTTTTTTGACCGTATTGCTTCTCCTGGAACAAAATCTGCTGTTTTCAGTTTCTAAATGCGTAACATGTATTTGCGTTGCTTTGTCAATTAAGTGGATCTTGATGATTTCTTTTTTGATGCGGCTGCTTCTGTTTCGTTTTTTACAAGCAAAATGTCAAAAACGTGTATTTTATTCTCTTGGTAATTTGTAGAAAATGTTAGTCTGCATATATAACTACTCTGAGAAAATGCCAATGTGAGCAAATGCCACTGTTTGAATTATATTCCCATTACAGAAAGTTGTTATGGTTGATCGTTTCCTGTTGATAATGGGAAgctatttatataatgtttctccgtctttcattttcattatttttgtttcccTAAAATGGAAAAATACATTTGCATATTTTCCTGTACTTTGTATTTCCTTCTTATACATTTTTTAAGCTTGTTGTTTCATGAAAGCTATGCTCTTATTTAATCTGCACGGAATGGAAAAGTTATAGTTCTCTGACCTATCCTATCTTATAAAAAAAGTAGGTATATAATGCCAATTTGTAATGACTTATTTAATCATTTATCTGGTATATAAGAATTGCTTACTATCAATATGTGTTGAAGGAtgttttttagttgtttttttctgtttcatttgttCCAAGTACACAAGTAACTGATCATAATTAAAATTTGTTCATTACAGAGATTTTACGACTCCCCACCCACAACAGTACAACATGGACCCCCGACATATAACCTACAAAACC
This window of the Mercenaria mercenaria strain notata chromosome 5, MADL_Memer_1, whole genome shotgun sequence genome carries:
- the LOC123557531 gene encoding protocadherin-11 X-linked-like, which produces MRLDRAIRMTSFTETALLIVCIVCCSISSAEDVGNLFSASILENKESGFFIGNLATGTQVLQNATESQKEGARFTYLKESANNIYFTLNLINGDLNTSDMKINREDVCEFSVTCTITLEIAVTSGKFFDIVTAKITILDENDNAPTFSNEVRNLDISEGEAIGTEFRIGTAFDADMSGNNSIQDYAIEQPAELFELIATKGNDNSYSFKLKLLQKLDRETKHKYSVKVTVSDGGNPVQSETLDITVNVLDENDNTPAFSSNGYNQTIDENIHINSVILTIFATDEDTGENGRVSYRIRERQSNIDLIKRLFKLDESSGNLSVISDLTSEPAEYYEFFVEATDHGSTPLVNQTVVTITVNDAENNPPTIEINLLSPGKIGFVDIEENQPTEVFVAHVNVEDYDKGDNGKFSCDIENSLFRLERFQGRGFKVVVDGLLDREDKDIHTVKVECKDLGNPPKTSSETFSVRVLDVNDNDPKFEKEIYNAVIAENNNVGVNITKVKATDNDQGLNGTVEYMLLEPNGYFLINNVTGQIFANKSFDRERESLIIFSVLAVDHGPSRRTATTTVSLTLTDTNDNAPVMIPARPEMRITENQAPNTSLGFLQAKDSDLGVNGMVTFAITHVQQTSFPFTLSRNGELKTTEGLDREKQNRYEIPVTVTDLGAKQLSNTQYVTIYVTDENDNSPKITFPNAENNTVKFIYPVDTYNVVTTVAAYDVDDGENGSLSYQITGGNELGIFEIDSELGEISIKKYIDIKEDMTISLTVDVKDKAVVPRSTNATLKIELIYANSTVGASGGDDTGNKYIIISVVVIVTTIAVAIAIVAVILFLRSVDNKKTREDESARYSDSGISSNADSIAQDGYLSGNAEEKSKKKKEVSFSLEFSLDGLDGGRNMESSTDEYSQNRFYDSPPTTVQHGPPTYNLQNQEKIDGHMKALKLQQYLWEAKSRVWENSPVHQQLPVGDSESETSRDTVTCDSGRGGSEDDVSMSSPVAEEKRFFSIQDPKPKHVQFLPQQKFVHTSLPTVRESTPVHHSRPPRPPRPVSYKPTSQTDLQNNVQRNNPRLAIKNFTNPTYSSNHAHSQNNQRNSHPQSEPWREYYHQNGGKYYPRMRHDSGSSMRSNEDDGGSTTTSGSYTLDENDIDIADIYLNQRDLVV